In Deltaproteobacteria bacterium, the following are encoded in one genomic region:
- a CDS encoding extracellular solute-binding protein — protein MRRRSAVAEGRRAAGAGRRPRPAATVGRVLALAAALACAAGACAPRDADDAVVLWHSYTGAERDALDALARAFNADHDVKLRVVAVPYDAFADKITNAIPNGNGPDLVIFAHDRIGDWVAGGLIEPIEYFVDDELADRFAYDALAAMAYRGSLYGLPLAVKSIALFYRTDLVAEPPRTTDELLAVGRALTDRRAGRFGLVYENADLYGHAAWLHGFGGEVFDADGRLAIATPAAAAALAFARTLGGPDGIVPPGTTNTMVATLFNEGKAAMAMSGPWFLADIRAGVPWAVTSLPIVSATGRPAAPFLGAEGVLMSSRARDKRAAFEVMAYLTSDAAAIARARSARQVVPNRAAYDEPDIGGDPVLAAFRAQLAHSVPMPATPDMRVVWTPYKTGLQRVIEQGADPDEVLRDVEREVRGYLAGARRGDR, from the coding sequence TTGCGGCGGCGCTCCGCGGTCGCCGAGGGCCGCCGCGCGGCCGGGGCCGGGCGCCGGCCGCGGCCCGCGGCGACCGTGGGCCGGGTCCTCGCCCTCGCCGCGGCCCTGGCGTGCGCTGCCGGCGCGTGTGCGCCGCGCGACGCCGACGACGCGGTCGTGCTGTGGCACAGCTACACCGGCGCAGAGCGCGACGCGCTCGACGCGCTCGCCCGCGCATTCAATGCCGACCACGACGTGAAGCTGCGCGTCGTCGCCGTGCCCTACGATGCGTTCGCCGACAAGATTACGAACGCGATCCCGAACGGCAACGGCCCCGATCTGGTCATCTTCGCACACGACCGGATCGGCGACTGGGTCGCCGGCGGCCTGATCGAACCGATCGAATACTTCGTCGACGACGAGCTCGCCGACCGATTCGCGTACGACGCGCTGGCGGCGATGGCCTACCGCGGCTCGCTGTACGGGCTTCCGCTGGCGGTCAAGTCGATCGCGCTGTTTTACCGTACCGACCTCGTCGCCGAGCCGCCGCGCACGACCGACGAGCTGCTGGCGGTCGGCCGCGCGCTCACGGATCGCCGCGCCGGCCGATTCGGCCTCGTCTACGAAAACGCTGACCTGTACGGCCACGCCGCGTGGCTGCACGGTTTCGGCGGCGAGGTCTTCGACGCCGACGGCCGCCTCGCGATCGCGACGCCTGCCGCGGCGGCAGCGCTCGCGTTCGCGCGCACGCTCGGCGGACCGGACGGCATCGTTCCACCTGGAACCACCAACACGATGGTCGCCACGCTGTTCAACGAGGGCAAGGCAGCGATGGCGATGAGCGGCCCGTGGTTTCTCGCCGACATCCGTGCCGGCGTGCCGTGGGCCGTGACGTCGCTGCCGATCGTGAGCGCCACGGGGCGCCCCGCCGCGCCGTTTCTCGGCGCCGAGGGTGTGCTCATGTCGTCCCGCGCGCGGGACAAGCGCGCAGCCTTCGAGGTGATGGCGTATCTGACCTCGGACGCGGCGGCGATCGCGCGCGCGCGCAGCGCCCGCCAGGTCGTCCCCAACCGCGCGGCCTACGACGAGCCCGACATCGGCGGCGACCCGGTGCTCGCGGCGTTTCGGGCGCAGCTCGCGCACAGCGTGCCGATGCCCGCGACGCCGGACATGCGCGTCGTGTGGACGCCCTACAAGACCGGCCTTCAGCGAGTGATCGAGCAGGGCGCCGACCCCGACGAGGTGCTCCGCGACGTCGAGCGCGAAGTGCGCGGCTATCTGGCCGGCGCGCGGCGGGGGGACCGATGA
- the ugpC gene encoding sn-glycerol-3-phosphate ABC transporter ATP-binding protein UgpC produces the protein MSEVRLTAITKSYEGVARPAVRDLDLTIPSGELVVLVGPSGCGKSTTLRIIAGLEEPTAGRVFIGDRDVTGVPPADRDIAMVFQNYALYPHMTVFDNLAFALRLRRLSRDDIRRRVEQTAKALGIDAYLDRKPKALSGGQRQRVAIGRAVVRDPKVFLFDEPLSNLDAKLRSEMRQEIARIHQRSRTTSVYVTHDQVEAMTLADRIVVLRDGAVQQVGTPLEIYERPANQFVAGFFGTPAMNFLRARIGTASAGADAYRGDTGPYVRATGPGFELALPLAETPSADVVIGVRPEALSLEQRPDATGIDARVELREVLGAEVLLHLRSPAGPLTVRADAHAPTREGEAVRVWIDPRSVHLFDARTEQRL, from the coding sequence ATGAGCGAGGTCCGCCTCACCGCCATCACGAAGTCCTACGAGGGGGTCGCCCGCCCCGCCGTGCGCGATCTGGACCTGACCATTCCGAGCGGTGAGCTGGTCGTGCTCGTCGGACCGTCGGGCTGCGGCAAGTCCACCACCCTGCGCATCATCGCCGGCCTCGAGGAGCCGACCGCCGGACGCGTGTTCATCGGCGATCGCGACGTCACCGGCGTGCCGCCGGCCGATCGCGACATCGCGATGGTGTTCCAGAACTACGCGCTGTACCCGCACATGACCGTGTTCGACAACCTCGCGTTCGCGCTCCGCCTGCGCAGGTTGTCGCGCGACGACATCCGCCGGCGCGTGGAGCAGACGGCAAAGGCGCTCGGCATCGACGCGTACCTCGACCGCAAGCCCAAAGCGCTGTCGGGCGGCCAGCGCCAGCGCGTCGCCATCGGCCGGGCCGTCGTGCGCGACCCGAAGGTGTTCTTGTTCGACGAGCCGCTGTCGAACCTCGACGCAAAGCTCCGCAGCGAGATGCGCCAGGAGATCGCGCGCATCCACCAGCGGTCGCGCACCACGTCGGTGTACGTCACGCACGACCAGGTCGAGGCGATGACCCTCGCGGACCGCATCGTCGTACTGCGCGACGGCGCCGTGCAGCAGGTCGGCACGCCGCTCGAGATCTACGAACGGCCCGCCAACCAGTTCGTCGCCGGGTTCTTCGGGACGCCGGCGATGAACTTCCTGCGCGCGCGCATCGGCACCGCGAGCGCCGGCGCCGACGCATACCGCGGCGATACCGGGCCCTACGTGCGCGCCACCGGCCCCGGGTTCGAGCTGGCACTGCCGCTGGCCGAGACGCCCAGCGCCGATGTCGTAATCGGCGTGCGACCCGAGGCGCTGTCGCTGGAACAGCGCCCCGACGCCACCGGCATCGACGCGCGCGTCGAGCTGCGCGAGGTGCTCGGCGCCGAGGTGCTGCTCCACCTGCGCTCGCCGGCCGGGCCGCTCACCGTGCGCGCCGACGCGCACGCGCCGACGCGCGAAGGCGAAGCGGTGCGCGTGTGGATCGATCCGCGCAGCGTGCACCTGTTCGACGCCCGCACCGAGCAGCGCCTGTGA